A window of Gossypium hirsutum isolate 1008001.06 chromosome D13, Gossypium_hirsutum_v2.1, whole genome shotgun sequence genomic DNA:
ttttgatcaatttattccatatatatatatttgtcaatagatttattcaatatCTTCCTTTTATtccattattttaataataatattgtatgcaaaatcattgtcgaccacttttattattcggttccacattttcttgaattgacataacttatcgagatatcttatttacattattttaaaattcagtttgaggtacctgaatctcttctaaatttttacttattagttatgtattGAGCCTCTTTTAGAGCACCCATATCCACTATATGatcatctagaagaattttcatcttcgaaaccgatcaatctattatttattctaactaattgtcctactgggactttgattcaaattaaaatattatatggtatataacacttggttattctcattaagtttataaatacatctaacagttaacttgtaatatatccttattgaacttttggttcaaattactctccctctaactcattacaagttattatttctctccccctaatgtcgggaaaactatcgaatcaaaattgtaatcacaaatcatgtcataattgaatcttgaatacattcaaaacatctaataatatagagaaaattgtaattaatatatattccaaactttctttgaggattcactcatctttgtgcgttgtggtggagcaattggaacatatacgcgcatacaaaaattcaaagataagaaatatttagctcttaatCAAAAACAAATtctaatggggagtatttataacttattggtttGATGcatacaacatgtaaatcaacataatctcatatttaaataggaagtttagttctcataagtaatggtttagacattaattagaggtgttcaatcaataatttctttaAACCACTATgcgcaaacttttacaaaagttttttaaactcaatcaataaaagattgagatataaacttatcaatattagcaagatgaattgtcttaattgcataatttgaaattaattatttaaaaaaagcaaTCTTATAAACAACAAgttgcaaattgataacacatgtgattattttgtaaatacatctaccgaaatcatataatatcaaaaccatccacatggtggatgaatggacccatattcattttagaaatgcaagacattaaatctcaactttagctagtgagtttctaataatcaattttcattgagaacaagcaacatatgagaattcttttaaattaaagaatcttctggttctttaatgaatgttcatatgaattcttaattaatttacgcatcatatatgatccaggatggtctaattGGTCACGCCAattagtaaatgcatttgtatcagtaaacttctggtttactttagcatgtgtttcaattgtactaaattgtaacaaaataattttactatcattctttttattttgtatctACATATAAGTGCTactgtgacatttactactggaaatgtctaaattaatgtgaatattataatgtcactaactcaagaaaataaatataatttccaaacaattatatgcaatattcgcttcaaggaatatgccaaaatcttcaaatatctaaaaaaaaattgcaacttcAAGTGCATCCAAacataacgagctttagatagaattatcatattttatttctcataaatagatctttcacagtcaactattttgctttcaaccccttaatagggatgatgacaaaaaaatatcacaaatattataaaagaaatataaattaataacgcAATGCtttctttttcatcctttcaaaatagatatttatagtaataatgattcatatgaaatataatattttcctcattcacaatctcaatataagatccattataaatatcttttaaaaccaatggattaatcatcacaagatattaatttATTAACTCTTCTAGAACTTTCAActattttgtactatcaaatattggaataatatttgtttgttttagtaccaaataagataaatactttttatctataatgatagaatttattactacattctcatattcttcctcaaagaatattaatagaaacaaaatatttaggtatatgccacatatgtggccaataatctttcatatcacattgataacataagttatttttaccttttaaagagttatcttgagaactttCATTGTTCTCTTATAAATTACTATATTCctacttttagtggtccatgattatatcttttattttctttatatttgcattcactttagggaatgcaataaatctagtaggatagacttctaaacgcctccattgattctttatttcataattattattgcaaaacatgcgtggatttcaaatcaaagTCTATCTATTCATgctgtcatgattagtctccaatcacATCATCAAATACAACAACAATCACgatctctatattttcatttttcataattgttatgtactgctacattcacttcaggTAATGAAGCAAAACTAGTTGGAAGAATATCATAGTTTTTCATTAGTAACTTATTATCTTGCTTAGCCACTAGAAGGTATGAGACCGTTCGAAAATACTATTaaagtcattttcacaatattgctACTGTATGAGCAAAttagatatttcaatcatatagtgtaatgtattccttcagggaatatatataatacaaatacatgagtatcttatgttatttatttatatggTTTTAATGTAAAATACATGAAAGTTTTATTCAACATATATATTcttaatctaaaaaataatattttattaaattttaaatcacaatgaactaaaatataagctcttaaagagctttttacagtttgatgcaatattagctcttcaagagcatataatcattttattgtataaccttaatgaatgcttaacttattttaaataaaattttatttattcatatagaaataaaatgaataggtataaataaaacatatattaaacgtaacaaataataaattcatgttactaataaatcattgtggttagataatatatattttatttaccataccacaacaaaatacaatatattataatgtcaaattaaaataactttacaactataaaagtttaaacataaacattttctaaCCTCCACCTCTTATAACAtaatttcatctcaaattttacaatgatatgaaattatcaCAGATAGGGTGAATATCTCAAAGTCCATGACAAGTATTTTTACTCACATTCCgcaataatcatatatattaatcaaaatcaaaattaaaccaatcaattctattaaaaatgaaaaaatatttaccTTCACATAAAAATCCCAATAACTAAATGCGTGAAgggttttataaattcatagagaTACGAATggtgaattatataaattgaactttttaatagaaatcaaatcaaatttcaaaagaagttgatTAGATTGACTTACATTACCATGGATGAGAAGTAGCGATTATAAACCTCCtttataataaagaaaaatagatCATCCCCAAGCAAATATCAAAAAGCAAACTTTAAGAGTGAATCTTACTTCTCGATTTCATATAGATAACgatatcaaatctttcaccatccttaagaacaaaaaagtaaaataagttaatcaaaacaatgataacGTATAATTagagaagaataaaaaataataatcagatatgaaacattaaataaaagaaacttcctgtaaaaactttgcatcttgcCGTCAAAGATATTAAAAATCATGAAGAGTAGATTTGATCGTCAataaaaggaactatcactttgagtAAGATTGtgctgataacatgttataaaataaagagagagaacaaagaaaatatgaaaacaatagagaatgtactttattgatcaaaatggaTTATTACAATGCTttatcagagtctctatttataggcataagaaatataaaagaagtatatatatataattctaataactattagaatttaaagtacattaaaactttattttaatcaTGGTAGATAtctacttaataagatattcataacactaattaaataattttaattaaaaaaaagagtatTTTTTAGAAATTCAATCTTTTAAGTAACCATTTGTGGAATTTACCCTTTCCATAAGCATTTAGGGGTTTTCCAACAAttttgaaaaagcatggaattggCGGGCACAACTGGCACACACCTTGATTCTCTCATTTTTTACATTGAAGATTCCGTAGCCAATAGAAGTATCTTTtttatttccatatatttttCTTAGAACTTTCCATCTTCCTCTATTTAAAGCTACTAACCAATCAAAATTCTCCATCCATTTTCTCTCTCAATTTGTTTCTCTTGAACTTTCTTTCTCTCCAAACACACTCTGCAGTAGCCATGTCTCTCATCAACAGTTTCATCAAATTCGACCTCAACGAAACCACCAGAAAGTCTATAGCTGAATATTTATGGTTGCTTAATCTGACCTCTTCCATTTATGTTATAATCTCAGAATAATATAATATGATTTccagtattttttttttgaaacgatttttctaattctatttcAGGATCGGGGGATCCGGTAAGGATTTGAGGAGCAAAGCTAGAGTGCGTTTTTAGTGTTCGAACTTTtgaattttgttgaatatttttcaaattgttttaCTATATAAAGAATTGCTTTTACAGACTTTGCCTGAACCAGTGACTGATCCTGCGAAACTTCCCTTATGGAATTTTGATGGTTCGAGCACCGATCAGGCTCCTGGTGACGATAGCGAAGTCATTCTTCGGtacgttttatttatttttttttcttggatCTTTTACATTAGATCATATTTATCGATTAAGATTCAGTGAATATCCTttgattataataaaaataataatgattattATGTTTTGGTGTGAATTTGACTGAATTACTCAGCCCTCAAGCCGTATTCAGGGATCCATTTAGAGGAGGAAGCAACATCTTGGTAAttaattctttccttttctctcgTGATTTTCTGTGTTGTTTGCATTAATTAGTATGGAGGAAAAGGAAACGCCGTAATGTCAATGAATACGCCCTCAAAATCTCATGGTTCATATTAAACTTGAGGGATGTTTAATTTAAAAAAGGTTTGatgtttttaaggaaaaaatattCTTAcattaattaatgatattataaaaataaagtttatatcaaactaaaatataatatagcATAATACTTTTTAGCAAAATATTTGCATATAAATCGACTACTATTAACATCATAGTAGATTTCTATTactattgctattattattgtaCATAGaattaaatgtattaaaatggAATCTTTAATAGAGTACGGGGATTGTTATTAGATTGTACGGAATAGAGAGATTATCTTTTTCAATGGTTGAATGTCACATTAGttatttcatttttagttttagaatttttatttagatttgaatttttttaggatgaaaatattgaaatttagaaTGAAAATATTAGTGAGACATTAAACAATTGGAAAATGAATACAGACGACGATGTGCGTCATTATCTCATACAACCTTTTCCTATTAATTTGGTATAAAAAGAAAGCTAAAATATTCTAAGAAAGgaacttattttctttttaaaatttggataactttttcaagaaattaaattattcatatcCACCATAAATAAAGATTGTCAGTAGTATCTTATTTGGACTCGATTTAAATGTAATGtgacttttaattaaaaaaattatctaattatcattttttttggcCATAGTaggtataatataataatattttatttaataatgtgCAAAATGGATAATAGGTTATGTGCGATACTTATACTCCAGCCGGCGATCCCATTCCCACCAACAAGAGATTCAATGCAGACAAAATCTTTAATCACCCTGACGTTGCTGCCGAAGAACCTtggtaaatttatttattatttttctttaattatttttaaaagaaggGTTTCTAAACCATTTCCAAATCCATGGAATCTCTTGACTTTTTAAAGTCAAAGTAAACTTGATAATAAAAACCAGTGAATAAGACCACCACCTGCTGGTCACGAGTGGCTAACTGGTGTGTTGATTTCAGCAAACTAAAAAGGTCAGAATTAGAAAATGAGCCTTCACCTCACCTTccaaaatttcatattcaaataaatagaatataATGGTTGTACGTACAATAAACATTATTCTTTATGTAATTTAAATAACTATCCTACACTCTCTTatgttcatattttatatatttttcaaaacccaatatttttatttaatctaatttaatatgAACATGGTGGGTACATAATTAACCTGAATGTTATTTTTTCCATATGAAGCATAGAAAGTAGGCCAATGATTAAACATAATGGCCCTTTTAATAGGAACTTATTTTGGGTTTGGGCAGGGCTCAAAAGTGAACTCTTCGAATAAAACACAGACTTTCATTTTCATCTCGCCTTAAAAGTCTTTGCTTGTTGGATCACGCCTTAACACAAAGCAACAAGGACTTTCTTTGCAGTGTGTGActttgacaattttatcaaatcTTTATTTATCAATTTCATTTCCTTTTATATTCTTAAGTTAATTGTTTTTCTATCATTTATCGAGTTCAATGACATACTTTGTTGAGAGTTAAAGACCTTCATTTAAAGACCATAGTGTCTTACTTTCTATAATATATTTCACATTGCTAATATTTGGAAAAGTCAATGTTGCTGCATTTCGTTCCCTTTTCTTTGTATTATATCTCATTGGCTGAAATCAGGTTCGGAATCGAGCAAGAATACACTCTTCTTCAAAAAGATACAAGGTGGCCTCTGGGCTGGCCTGTTGGAGGATTTCCTGGCCCACAGGTACATATAACACACTGCAAATGTTTTTACTATATTCTTGGACTAAGATGGCGTTAGTTAAAGTAGATTATACTGTGCATTGTAATCCTTAAATTCAGATTCACCGTATGTCATCACCTAAACCGAGTATTGTATCAATGCATTCAGGGTCCATACTACTGCGGAGTAGGGGCTGACAAATCCTTTGGTAGGGACATTGTGGACGCCCATTATAAAGCTTGTCTCTATGCTGGCATAAACATAAGTGGTATCAACGGTGAGGTTATGCCTGCTCAGGTGAGTTTTAAACTTCGTTAAAAAATTAAGCTAggatgttttatttatttattattttttatggacCTTCATTTTCCATGAATGATCTAATGGTTTAAACAGTGGGAGTTCCAAGTTGGTCCTGCCACTGGAATATCAGCAGGGGATCAATTATGGGTTGCTAGATACATACTCGAGGTATATATGATCCATGTACTAATGAATTTTCCCTTTTAATGTATGTACATAACATATTTGGTATTATTTTTCGAACAGCGAATCACGGAAATCGCCGGCGTTGTTCTTTCCTTCGATCCCAAACCAATTCCAGTTTGTTTTATTCACACAACCTTTtccattaaattcatcaaattttcttttcctttttaagttcttttagttatttttcttGGTCTGCATTTCTCTTCTATCATCAGGGGGACTGGAATGGTGCTGGGGCTCATACTAACTATAGGTAGATACTAAATCAACGAGCACTAAACTTTTTAAGTACATAGATTCATTCTGTTGagttaattgattgaattaaacTATTGGTTTCAGCACCAAGTCGATGAGAAATGATGGCGGCATTAATGTGATTAGGAAGGCAATCGAGAAGCTGGGTTTGCGCCACAAGCAGCACATTGCTGCCTATGGAGAGGGTAATGACAGACGCCTCACTGGTCGCCATGAAACTGAAGATATCAATTCATTTTCTTGGGTAAgttaacattaaatatatatgtttccACAAATGTGCTGCTGCTGCTACATGCTTATGTATatgtaatatattaatatatatattccctTGTTTACAGTATTTTAATACAAATAATACATCTCCATTTTCTCATTATTAAGATTAATTGTGCTTGTAATATCCGAACTCCAGGGCGTTGCAAACAGAGGAGCCTCTATCCGGGTTGGCCGTGACACCGAGAAGGCAGGAAAAGGTAAACATCTCTTGATGCTTCATTTTCTTTGAAATACTCGTGTTTGACTCATGAATATGAGAACATAACTTCCAGAAATGatacaaatacataaaaaaacttagaaaaatcaaATCATACACATATTTGTTACTCACGGATCTCCAAGTTAGACATGTCCATggccgggttcgggccgggcccacAAAAAATTTCAGCCCGTTTACTAGGCTCGGGCCCGGGCCCGgcctatttttaattaaaattaaaattaattttttaataaaattaaaactaattgttgttaaaattaattgttagtaaaattatcaaattattaattgttaattgtattaattgttgtaataaaatctaatatttgattagtaaatttatcaaattattaat
This region includes:
- the LOC107918985 gene encoding glutamine synthetase nodule isozyme; the protein is MSLINSFIKFDLNETTRKSIAEYLWIGGSGKDLRSKARTLPEPVTDPAKLPLWNFDGSSTDQAPGDDSEVILRPQAVFRDPFRGGSNILVMCDTYTPAGDPIPTNKRFNADKIFNHPDVAAEEPWFGIEQEYTLLQKDTRWPLGWPVGGFPGPQGPYYCGVGADKSFGRDIVDAHYKACLYAGINISGINGEVMPAQWEFQVGPATGISAGDQLWVARYILERITEIAGVVLSFDPKPIPGDWNGAGAHTNYSTKSMRNDGGINVIRKAIEKLGLRHKQHIAAYGEGNDRRLTGRHETEDINSFSWGVANRGASIRVGRDTEKAGKGYFEDRRPASNMDPYVVTSMIAETTILWKP